The following are encoded together in the bacterium genome:
- a CDS encoding FHA domain-containing protein gives GLADREHSARLGPCVPGEAREFLLGRDADCALPLAERSVSRHHARLAWDGERWTIEDLGSRFGTQLNGAALSALAPLAAGDRLVLGRLELRVEMDGPAPDAGRRP, from the coding sequence GGGGCCTCGCCGATCGGGAGCACAGTGCCCGCCTGGGGCCCTGCGTTCCCGGCGAGGCACGGGAGTTCCTGCTCGGCCGCGACGCCGACTGCGCCCTCCCGCTCGCCGAGCGCAGCGTGAGCCGTCACCACGCGCGCCTGGCCTGGGACGGCGAGCGCTGGACGATTGAAGACCTCGGCAGCCGCTTCGGCACACAGCTCAACGGCGCCGCCCTGAGCGCGCTCGCGCCGCTCGCGGCCGGCGACCGGCTCGTCCTCGGGCGCCTGGAGCTGCGCGTGGAGATGGACGGACCCGCACCCGACGCGGGGCGCCGACCCTGA